In Tachysurus vachellii isolate PV-2020 chromosome 12, HZAU_Pvac_v1, whole genome shotgun sequence, the following are encoded in one genomic region:
- the LOC132855013 gene encoding C-X-C chemokine receptor type 1-like, with amino-acid sequence MQYLNSYNSSRTASDSTENLIASIVGAVCFILGVPGNIAVMVRLSGWLKRGSFTPRLMLSLAISDLLTLISLPIWIWADLHGWVFGSVMCKLLLYKVFLGFNCSVLCVVLMSLQRYIQVLHPEKWKKLGRNGKKILLSGMWMLSAVFSCYALILSDLITDRGGRLQCRLKYQNKAERVLTLIWHIILFVASSTIVSYFYFHLYRGVNNSAFFNSNSLTKVVTRIVVCFFIFWIPNKISDIVIIIATLTGNDSLLISAESGDNVTTALVFFNSCVNPLLYAFSARARQQGTAGTNDP; translated from the coding sequence ATGCAGTACCTCAACTCATACAACAGCTCGCGCACCGCTTCTGACTCTACTGAGAACCTGATTGCCAGTATTGTGGGGGCAGTTTGCTTTATACTGGGAGTCCCTGGTAATATTGCTGTAATGGTGCGTCTGTCTGGATGGCTGAAGAGAGGCAGTTTCACCCCGAGACTGATGCTAAGCCTGGCCATATCAGATCTACTCACTCTGATTTCTCTGCCCATTTGGATTTGGGCTGATCTGCATGGCTGGGTGTTTGGGTCAGTCATGTGTAAGCTTCTACTTTACAAGGTGTTCTTAGGCTTCAACTgcagtgtactgtgtgtggtgttgatgAGCCTGCAGCGATACATCCAAGTGCTGCATCCTGAGAAATGGAAGAAGCTTGGCAGAAATGGAAAGAAGATCCTTTTGAGTGGGATGTGGATGTTAAGTGCAGTTTTTTCATGCTATGCTCTCATACTAAGCGATCTAATCACGGACAGAGGAGGACGACTTCAGTGCAGGCTAAAATATCAGAATAAGGCTGAAAGAGTGCTTACATTAATATGGCATATTATACTATTCGTGGCTTCATCTACCATTGTATCTTATTTCTACTTTCACCTTTACAGAGGAGTTAATAACTCAGCTTTCTTTAACAGTAACTCATTGACCAAGGTGGTGACCAGAattgtagtgtgtttttttattttttggatccCAAATAAAATCTCCGACATTGTGATCATCATTGCTACATTGACTGGGAATGACAGTCTGTTAATATCTGCAGAATCTGGAGACAATGTTACTACAGCTCtggttttttttaacagttgtgTGAACCCCTTACTGTACGCTTTCTCTGCTCGGGCTCGACAACAGGGAACAGCTGGAACAAATGATCCTTAG
- the LOC132854319 gene encoding leukotriene B4 receptor 1-like, which yields MQQLNSYNSSLTAPDSTENLIGSIVGAVCFILGVPGNIAVMVRLCGWLKRGSFTPRLMLSLAISDLLTLISLPIWIWALLHGWVFGLVLCKLLSYITLLSFFCSILCVVLMSLQRYIQVLLPEKWKKLGRNGKKILLSGMWMLSAVLSCYALILSDLSLDRGGRLQCTLRYRNKAERVLTLIWQIILFVASSTNVSYFYFHLHKGVNNSAFFSSNSLTKVVTRIVVCFLIFWFPNQISDIVIIIATLTGNDSLLRSAESGGNVTTALVFFNSCVNPFLYAFSARARQQGTAGTNDP from the coding sequence ATGCAGCAGCTCAACTCATACAACAGCTCGCTCACCGCTCCTGACTCTACTGAGAACCTGATTGGCAGTATTGTGGGGGCAGTTTGCTTCATACTGGGAGTCCCTGGTAATATTGCTGTAATGGTGCGTCTGTGTGGATGGCTGAAGAGAGGCAGTTTCACCCCGAGACTGATGCTAAGCCTGGCCATATCAGATCTACTCACTCTGATTTCTCTGCCCATTTGGATTTGGGCTCTTCTGCATGGCTGGGTGTTTGGCTTGGTCTTGTGTAAGCTTCTCTCTTACATCACTTTGTTAAGCTTCTTCTGCAGCatactgtgtgtggtgttgatgAGCCTGCAGCGATACATCCAAGTGCTGCTTCCTGAGAAATGGAAGAAGCTTGGCAGAAATGGAAAGAAGATACTTTTGAGTGGGATGTGGATGTTAAGTGCAGTTTTATCATGCTATGCTCTCATACTAAGTGATCTAAGCTTGGACAGAGGAGGACGACTTCAGTGCACGCTAAGATATCGGAATAAGGCTGAAAGAGTGCTTACATTAATCTGGCAGATTATACTATTTGTGGCTTCATCTACCAATGTATCTTATTTCTACTTTCACCTTCACAAAGGAGTTAATAACTCAGCTTTCTTTAGCAGTAACTCATTGACCAAAGTGGTGACCAGAAttgtagtgtgttttttaattttttggttCCCGAATCAAATCTCTGACATTGTGATCATCATTGCTACATTGACTGGAAATGACAGTCTTTTAAGATCTGCAGAATCTGGAGGGAATGTTACTACAGCTCtggttttttttaacagttgtgTGAACCCCTTCCTGTATGCTTTCTCTGCTCGGGCTCGACAACAGGGAACAGCTGGAACAAATGATCCTTAG